One Varibaculum prostatecancerukia genomic window, GGGGTAGCCTTCTTCCATCCAGGGATCCGGATGTTCGCGCTGGCTGCCGTGCTCAAAGGATTGTTTGAAAAGTCCGTAACGGTACAAGATACCGTACCCGCGTACCGGCAGGTTCATGGTGGCACAAGAATCCAAGAAACAGGCTGCTAGGCGCCCCAGGCCTCCGTTACCGAGGGAGGCGTCGTGTTCAGCCTCTAGTACATCGCTAAGGTTCATCCCGAAGGCGTTAGTAGCCTTTTTCGCTTCCTCTAAAAGCTCTAGGTTATCTAGGTTGTTGAGCAAAGCTCTGCCCATTAGAAACTCTGCCGAGAAGTAATGCTCTTGGCGTCCAGCCGCATACTTGTCGGTAGTTTCTTCCCAGTTATCAGCGATACGCTCCACGATCGCTTGTGACATTCCCGTCCAAAACTCCATCGGGGTGGAATCTTCGGCGCGACGTCCAGAAATAGAACGGGTAAATGAACCTAAAGAATGTGTAAGGTTGTCTGCCATATTCAATCTCCTTGCAAAACTACCATTCCAGGCTATCGGGTAAAGATAAAATGACCGACCTAAAACCAGGTTTTTGGTAGTGGCATTAGTTACACCTGTTTCATAGGGGGTGTAAAAACTGTTGACCTGGTAATTTCAGGGCATAATTAAGTGGTTTATAACATAGAAACTCTAGACTTCAATCCACAAAGTTTGCCCCGGCGCGATTTGGTTTTTTGCCCTATCATGCGAAGCCGAGGGAGTGATAATCCCCGGGGTAGCTAACACAGTTTTTACCGTATCTTCCACAGCTTGCGGCGGCAGCGGGCGGAAGTCCACTCCCAGGTTTGTTACAACCACCACTTGGCGGCCGCCTGCCCCGGTAACTCGCAAAGCCAGTACCTCCGGGTCGCTTTCTAGCCAGCTAGATTCCCCCATTCCTAGTTCGAGGTCGCGCCGGACAGCAAGCATTTTGCGGTAAAAGTTTAAGGGGGAGTCGGGGTCAGCTTCCTGAGCCTGTACCGATAATGCGCCCCAATCATCTGGTTGCGGCAGCCAGGCGGGGCTGGATTCCGCAGGGGAAAACCCGAAGTTAGAGCCTGGATCATTAGACCAGGGGAGCGGTACCCGGCAGCCGTCGCGTCCTCGTACCCTAAAACCAGAACGTTTCCAGGTGGGATCTTGACGGGCATCATCAGGAAGTTTGCTGGCTTCTGGTAGCCCCAGTTCTTCCCCGTTATAGAGGTAGATAGAGCCGGGTAGACCCGCCAGGAAGGCGGTTGCCGCTAGCGCTCGGGTCAAACCGATTTCCCGATCTGGTTGTGGATCGCTTGCCCCAATTCCGTTTTCGGTATTTGCGCCCGTCGGGTAACCCAAACGGGTGGAGTGGCGAACCTTGTCGTGGTTAGAAAGTACCCAGGTGGGAGGGGCGCCTACGGAGGCAGATGCCTCTTGGGTACGGCGGATTACTTTTCGCAGGGCGGCCGGCTCCCAGGGGCAGTTAAGTACCGAAAAGTTGAAGGCCTGCGACATCTCGTCTTCGCGCACATACATAGCTTCTTGCTCCGGAGTATTCACCCAGGCCTCAGCCACTAACATCCGGTCGCGGCCATATTCATCCAGCACCGCGCGCCATTCGCGATAGACGTCATGGACTCTCGGCTGGTTAAAGAAGGGACCGTCATCAGGGGCGTGACCACTGGTATTATCTGCGCCCTCAAAATGCAGGCGATCCGGACCAACTTCATCATCGGGTAGAGCAGGATCTTTTACCAGGGCATGCGCGACATCGACTCGGAAACCATCTACGCCGCGGTCTAGCCAAAAACGCAGGAAGGAGCGGAAGAAGTCGTGGACTTTCGGATTTTCCCAGTTGAAGTCAGGTTGGGAGGCGTCGAAAATATGTAGGTACCACCAGTCCCGGTCGCTGGCTTTGCCGCTCAGAGGCTCCACTTTCGACCAGGCCGATCCGCCGAACATAGAACCCCAGTTGTTAGGAGCACCATCTTCACACTTGCGGAACATGTACATATCGCGTGCCGGATCGCCCGGCTCGGCAGCTAACGCCTGCTTGAACAGGGGATGATCCCAGGAGGAGTGATTAGGGACCAAGTCGATGATGGCTTTCATTCCCCGGGCATGCAGCTCAGCGAGAACTTTATCGAAAGTTTCCAGGTCGCCGTACTCGGGGTTAATGTCCAGGTAATCAGCTACGTCATAGCCAGTGTCATGTTGCGGAGAAGGATAAAAAGGAGAAAACCACACCGCGTCGATTCCCAGTTTTTCCAGGTAATCGATTTTTTCCAAAACCCCAGTTAGATCGCCAATCCCATCTCCGTTGGAATCGGCAAAAGAACGGGGATAAATCTGGTAGATAGCGGCGCTGCGCCACCACTGATTCCAGTCACATCGTTGAACGCGGCTCATATACTTCTCCTATGCAGTCATCTAAACAGCCTTGGTTGGAACTCCTGGCTGGGGATATTTTCCTGTACTTCTGTAAAGGTCTAATCGTTGAAATTCTATGAAATTCCCTAACGCTTAGCGACTTATTCGCGCCGCTGTAAGGGCTTAGGCAATTTCTCTTAACCAAAAGCTAGTTTTGCTAGCTCCCTTATTTAGCAGGAACTTCCCGGTTATTTAATGAAGACGTATCTAGTCTTCGCTACCTTTACGACGGCGGCGACGTGCCCGCCGCGGACGCGGCTGGCGCTGCGTCCCCGCTCCTTGGTGACTATCGCGTTCCCGGCGTCGATCACGTCCGCCACGGGAGCCTTTACCGCGCCCAGAGCGACCACGAGCATTCTGCCTGCGACCAGATTGACCGCGTCCCCGCCCACGACCGCCGGTTTCCCCGAGATCTTCTAGTTTTTCAGCGGCTAAACCGGCACGTTTACGCATAGAAAGCGGGAGCCGCCCGCCGGCGTCCTCGGGAATATCTAAGTCAGTAAATAGGTGCGCACTGGTGTGATAGGTTTCCACCGGCTCCTCTTTCCCCAGGGACAGCTCTTTGTTAATTAGCTTCCAACGAGGAACATCATCCCAGTCCACAAAAGTAATTGCAGTTCCGGAATTTCCGGCGCGACCGGTACGTCCGATGCGGTGAATATAGGTTTTAGCGTCTTCGGGGCACTGATAGTTAATCACGTGGGTAACGTCATCAACATCAATGCCACGGGCAGCCACATCGGTAGCTACCAACACATCGACTTTTCCATGCCTAAAAGCCCTTAGTGCCTGTTCGCGGGCCCCTTGCTTCAGGTCGCCATGCAGGGAGGCAGATGCGAATCCGCGTTTCTCCAGATCTTCGGCTACTCGGGCGGCGGTACGTTTAGTGCGCGTGAAAATAATGCTGAGACCGCGCTCGCGCGCCTGCAGAATCCGCGCTAATACCTCAATTTTATTGAGGGCGTGGCAGCGGTAAATAACTTGCCGGGTAGTTTTTACTGTCGCCCCCTGGTCGTCGGGATCCTGCGCCCGAATATGGGTGGGGTGCGACATGTAACGCCTGGCTAAAGCCACTACTTCGCCGGGCATAGTGGCTGAAAATAGCATGGTGTGGCGATTTGCCGGGGTGCGCGAAAGTAGCACCTCTACATCGGGGAGGAAGCCCAGGTCAAGCATTTCATCTGCTTCGTCCAGCACCATAGTGCGTACTGAGGACAAACTCAGATGCCCCTGTTTCATGAGGTCAATCAGGCGACCGGGGGTACCGACCACAATTTCGACTCCCCGCTTTAGGTCAGCAATCTGGGGTTCGAAGGCACGTCCACCGTAGATTTCGCAAATACGCACGCTGCGGTGCGCGGCTGCCTGCGCGGTTTCCCGCGCCACCTGGATAGCCAGCTCTCTGGTGGGCAACACGATTAGGGCTTGCGGATGACCAGGATCTAGTAGCTCGTCGAAGCCATCCTCACCCGGACCAATCACGTTCTCAAGTGCTGGCAGAGCAAACCCCAGGGTTTTGCCGGTGCCGGTCTTAGCTTGCCCGATAATATCGTGGCGCTCCAGGGCCACCGGTAAAGTCAGTGCCTGGATCGGGAAGGGGTGAACGATTCCCCCATCTTCAAGAGCCTGACAAAGCGGAGCCGAAACCCCAAAATCAGCAAAGGTTTTTTCAGAAAGATCCATGGAGGATTCGCCCACCACGTCGGCCTCCGCCTGCTCAATCTGAGGCTCGTGTGCCGCGGATGTATCGGCAATTCCACTGGTTGCTTGGATATTTTCTTCAGTTGTCAATCGAATACCTTTCACGGGGAGTTGTCCCCTGGAACTATGGAGGTAGCCGATCGTGAAAAATCTTGGGTCTCCGCTGAGGAGACCGAGGCGAGGCGCCCGGAAAAAATACTTCGTTTACAAAAACGATCGGTCAACCCGTTGTCTTCCCTTTCATCCTAACCTAAGTGTGCACGCGGCAAACAATGGGGGTAATGCAGCTTACATCTTGTTGAAAGGCTGGTATTTTTACTGCAGGTCCCGCTATACCCTCTCAAAAGCGAGAATCGAACCTCCCGGCGGGTTAATCTAAAAGGGTGAGTGACGCACAAAGACTAGGACTTATTGGATACTTCACCTTGGCGATGCAACAGCGCCTGGCGAAAGATGCTTCGCTGTGCCCCACGGTAGATCAAGAAATCGCTTTAGGGCAGATGTCGGCACGGGCGTGGAGCAACTACCAAAAAGTAGCGCAGATCAGTGAAAACATTGGTGTTGATCTGCCGCAAGAGATGAAACAGTATATGGGCCTGACCGTCCAGCTAGAGGAGCGTTTGCGTCCTACTGACTGGTATGAACGTCTGGTTAAGAGCTACGTCACTATTGGGGCGATGGCGGACTTTAACCGCAGCTTGACCGGGGGCCTGTCCCCACAGCTGCAGGCGGAGCTGGCCGAGGTTCCTTGGGATTGCGGGCAGGAAGAATGGGCGGTACCAGTCATTACTCAGGCGTGCGCCACCCAGGCCACCGTTCCGGCGAGGCTTTCTTTATGGGGTAGGCGAGTACTCGGAGATGTGCGGTCTACTATGCGTCAGGCAGTTTTGGGGTACCCGGAACTAATTGGTGAGGACGCGCAAGATATTCCAGAAGAAATCAAGGATCATCACCGCGCGCGTATGGAACGCACTGGCCTAAAAGCCTAGCGCTAAGGTTTGCCCTCAGGTAGTAAAGTCCTTACCCGCGGCCTCCAAAATCGAGATTCCGGGCCTACAGGGGTTATTAGTAGGGCTGACGGGGTTACCCGATTCCAAATCCCACGCGCTGCGGCTGGGACTCGCTTATCTGACAGTAGGCGATTACTCGCGGGTTGATCAGGATCTGTTGTCCTTGCTTATTGGTGAGCGAGAGCAACTCTTCGGGTTTATCTAAAGCTGCCTGCAGGGTAGCTTTGATCTGTTCAGCTTCCATTGCTACTTCCAGATCCAAAGTTTTGGCCACACCTTTAAGCCCCAGTGAGATATTCACATTTCCCTCCGTTTATCTATTTACTAGCCTTATCCTACCTGCTCGCTGCCGAGCTTTGTCCGCTTGCTTGCTAATAGCAAAAACGGCTGTCTTTTCCGGTAATACCACTGGTTTCGCTCTGGTCGAGAAGGAAAACGGCAAATGCCTGCAGGTAATGGGGTTGGATTCTTACAATAGTCTTTATGGCTACTTTGAAACTGCGATACGCTTCTTCTCCACCTGAACTGGAATTACCTGACATTACTGGTGAGGGCGCGAAAATCCTTTCTCGCCTGCAAAACGGTGAATCTTTGGTGGTAAACGGGGTAGCAGGTAGCGGTAAAACTACTTTGGCGCTCGCAGCCATGCAGCTGCTGCATGATCAGGACAATGAGGTCATGGGAATCACCCCTTCGCGGGTAAGAGCAGATTATTTAAATACCGCGACGACGATCCGCCATCTCCCCATAGCTCGTCCGTTTATTACCCCCACCGCCTTGGCTTTCCGGGTGCTGAAACAGTTTGCCAGCAATCGGCGCCAACAGCTTCCGGAACCGGAAATGCTAACGGGTTCTCAAGAAGAGGAACGAATCCAGGAACTTTTAGAGCAGGTTCAAGACGTAGAGTGGCCAGATTACATCAGCCCCGAGGTGAGGCAAACAGACTATTTTCGTTCTGAACTGCGCATACTTTTTGCCACCTGCGCCCAATGGGGAATAAGTGCTCAGGATCTGGATGCCCTAGGTAGTGAGCACCAGGTTCCAGAATGGCGCGCTGCCGCAGCTCTGCTTAGCCATTATGAACCTTCCTTTACCGATAACCGCTGGGATGTTTCTCGGATGCAAGATCGTGCGGGTCAGGTGTTGGGAGAGTGGGGCGAAGACGCTGCCTTGCTCTCACCACCGCATCTCCCAGATTGGTTAATCGTTGATGACCTGCAAGATTGCCCGGCTTCTACCGTGAGGCTTTTGCTTAAGATGGCTGAGGAAGGAACAAAAATATTTGCCCTCTACAACCCGCAAGTAGCGGTAGAAACCTTCCGCGGCGGGTATCCGCAAGGTGCTGAGGATCTAGTAAGAGAGCTAGGCTGCGCGCAGAGCACCCTAAGAAATTCTTTCCGCGAAACTTCAGGAGGTCTGGAACTTTTAGACCCGTTAGGGAAAGAAACCGATATAGACAGTGAGCGCCAACAAAAATTTGCAATTTTTTCCAGCTTGTCGTCTCAGGCGCACACCATCGCGGAGTATCTTCGGTATCGGCATCTAAAAGAAGGCATTGCCTGGAAAGACATGGCGATTATTGCCCGTAACCGCGCGCAACTAGATGAAATAGCGTCGATGCTGCAAGGACAAGAAATCCCAACTTTCGAAGGCGACAGATCCCCTCTGTTCAGAGATAACCCCATAACAGCTTCGCTACTTTCTATTTTTAATCTACCTGGACAAAGCGAATTGGCTACCTATCGGGCAAGTTTAGACGCGGCGCAGCTAGGCGACGAAGATGGGGAAAACTCCTGGTCGCCCAGTGAATATCTATTAGATGAAAAGCTAGCCTCCCTTCGGGGAAAGACGGTTCGACGTCTGCTGCTTTCTGCGTTGTTTGGCATCGATTCTTTGCAACTTGTCCGCCTAGAACGCTCGCTGGTTACGGCGGGGGTCGCGTTAGATACCAAAATCGGAGAGTTTTACAGTTCCATCGGCACCCCTCGTTTTCCCTTAACCCAGGTAGAGATGATAGCGGGAGGACAGATTTATATCCTTTGCCACCGGGTTCTAACCACCGGGGTTTCCTGTTTATCGCTTCCTCCCTTACAAGCTTTAGAGAAGATCTGGATACTACTTGATTTGCAAGAAAGATGGCGTGATCGGGCTCTAAACGGGGAAGACTTCGCTGATAACGCTTTAGATGTGGTAACCCTTCTTGTGGGACACGCACAGCTTTGGTCGCGCCGTCACCTCAACAAAGATATGCATACCTATTGCAGAGCGCTCGCTAATCAGATGCAACCAGAAGATGTGAATACCGGAAAGCGGGGGCGCCGTCCGGCGGTAGCTTTAGAAACCGTGTTTTCAGCGGCGGGACGCACTTGGGATACCTGCGTAGTTATCGGAATGCAGGACGGGCAATGGCCGGTGCTTTCCGAGCGGGGATCGATGTTGCGCTCCGGGGAGATTTCTGACCTCCTCCATGCGAATGCTTTACTTAGCCCGAGTGGAAAGCTGCAGATAGTTCCGGGGGAATCTCGTAGTCGTGCCCTCGAGATAGAGCGTTCCTTAGCCAGGTGTGCGCTTAGTCGTGCCCGTAAGAATATGCTGGTTACCGCCCGCTTAGCTTCGGAGGAAGCGCCTTCGGTATTTTTCGACAATCTTTGTACACGAATAGAAAAAGGGAATTTTGAGGCTGCCCGGTATCTGGGCAGTGATTGGGATCAGCTCGCAGAGTCTGCTTCTGAACTTACCGGTGAAAACTCCCTGCAGGAAGAACTCTTTCCCTCTCTGCGTTCTCTGGTGGGGCACCTGCGAGCAGTGCTAGCCAGAGAAACGGATGAAGAACGTCGCCAGCAGGCGCTGGAGACTTTAGCGTATCTAAGTTCCCAGGGAGTCCGGTTTGCTAACCCGGATACTTGGCGGCAAGTGGGCAGAGATAAAACCTGGTGGACGAATCCCGCAGGATTGAAACCTGCAGGTAGGAGGGTAGGAATCTCGCCCTCTGGCTTAGAACAGCTGAACAGATGTGAACTTCGCTGGCTACTAGGTAAGAGGGGCGGCGAAGCGGTGAATGCGACCGGCGGTCTTGCCTGGGGAACGCTAGTACATACCATCGCGGAAAAAATGACCGATAGTACTTTAGAAGAACGCTTAAAGTACTTTTATGAGAACTGGCCACAAGATACACAGTCGTTCTTCTCTCGCAAAGCGCAAAAGGAAAAGGAAAAAATGGTGGAGCGCCTCAGCCACTATTTAGATGATCATCAAACGGTGGCGATAACCGAGCTAAGTTCTTATATCTTCGTACAGGATGCGGCGGTGCTTGCTGCCCGGATAGATCGCTTAGAACCTGGTGAGGAGGGAATCAGGATTATTGATTTCAAAACAGGTACTGGGACTCCCACAAAAAAAGAGGTGCCTAAACATTTGCAGCTGGCCTGCTACCAGTTAGTGCTGGAAGCAATCCTGGCGGGGGAGGATAAAGAAGCAGCTGAAAAGATAGGGCCGCTATTGGCGGAGACGGAAGCTAAAATTCAAAACGCCAGTTTAGTTTTCGTGTCCAAGCCTGAAGGAAAAAATAAACCGGACGTTCCCAAAGTGTTTTCCCAGTATCCCCTAACTAATGAAACGAAATCGGAAGTAACAGACAATATCCTGCAGGCGGCACAGGTAGTTTCGGGAGCAGAATTTAAGGCGATAGAGAACGGCAAATGTCGTAGCTGTTCCCTGCGTTCTTGTTGCCCGCTAATGAATGAGGGAGAACAAGTGCTATGAGTAACGGTCAGAAAATTAAGTATTCTCCAGCGCGGATTGCCGACGCAATAGGGCAATATAGCCCTAACGCAGATCAGGAAAAAGTCATTACTGCACCCATTGATCAGCCGATGATGGCGATTGCGGGGGCAGGAGCCGGGAAAACTGCCACTATGGCGTTTCGAGTAGTGTACTTGGTGGCAAACGGGCTGGTGGCTCCAGATCGGGTGCTGGGGCTGACGTTTTCGGTGAAAGCGGATCGGGAGCTGGCCAGCCGCCTAAGTAACTATCTGCAGGCTTTAGCGGATAACCCTGATTTTCCGGAGGTGGCGGAATATCTCACTGACAGTGAAACTGGGGGGCTGATCCTACCCGAAACTGCAACCTATAACGCTTTTGCTAACCAGATTGTGCATCAATACGGCTCTCGCTTGGGAGTTTCCCCGAATTGTGTGCTCCTAGATGAAGCGCGACGCTGGCAGACTATGTATGAAATTGTCAGCAACTGGCCTGACGAGCTCAGCACCGATAATGCTCTTTCCAAAGTGGTGGAGAGGGCGCTAGGCATAGGTTCCCAGCTGCGCGATCAGCTGGTAGATGTCGAGTGGTTGCGCGCTAAGTTATCGCAGATGCAGGAGCTATATGGCGCGGACCGAACTGGCGAAGACGATAATTCCAATGCCACGATTAGAGACTTTGTGAAGTCTATGAAGCTTAGGGGCGAATTACTAAATATCTGTGCCGAGTACGAAAAATATAAGAAACAAAATGGATACATAGAATATGCAGATCAGATCTATTACGCGGCGGAGCTAGTTGAAAAGTTCTCCGATATTCGAGCCCAGCTTAGTGAGCGCTATGACGTAATTTTATTGGATGAGTTCCAAGACACTTCCGTGGCGCAGCTAAAACTATTTTCTAGAATTTTCACTGGCAAAGGAGCAATGGCGGTCGGTGACCCCAACCAGGCAATTTATGGATGGCGGGGAGCCTCCGAGCTTTCCATGCGAGATTTCTTAACCGAATTCGGAGTTTCGCCCGGAGACGCTGAAGGACACGTTCAAGATATGCCGGTTACCTACCGTAACCGGGAGAATATTTTAAAGGTTGCAAACCAGATAGTGCAGCCAATCAGGAACTTGGCGGAGGGGCACAGCGCGGCGGAAGTGGAAGCCCAGGTGCGCGAACAGCTTGAGTCCCCAAAGGTCGATTACGGTTCAGGCCCGGCTCCCTCTCCGTCAGCTTTTGCTGCCCCTGCTGCCTCTGTCAAAGCAAAAGAGCTGGTTACCTGCGACCAAAAGGGGGACGATCCCGGGAAAGTTCATTTTTATTTTGTGGAAGATTCTGAGCAGGAAGCGAAACGAATCGCTGATTTTTTTGCGGAACGGTGGGAGCAGCGGGAGCAAATAATCGCCCGGAATGAGCAGTTAGCACCAGAAGACCAAGAGAAGCTTCCTACCGGAGCAATTTTGGTGCGGAAGCATTCCCAAAAACCACTGATTATCCAGGAATTACGCAAACGCGGACTCCCGGTAGAGATCACTGGGGTGGCGGGACTGATCTACGACCCGGCAGTTGCCGATGTAATCGCGGCACTGCAGGTGTCGGCGGATGCCGGACGGGGAGATTCCTTGATGCGCCTAATTACCGGGTGTGGCATTAGCCCGGCGGACATTGATCTTCTGTGGCGCTGGGCGCGGCATTTGGCTAACCCGGAGGATAACCCGGATATTAATCCGCAAGCTTATTTAATGGACGCCCTCGATAACCTGCCCGAGCCGGGCTGGAAACCTCAAGGAACAGCTAGCGGCTTCAGTGCGGAAGCCTACCGCCGCCTAAATATTTTGCGCTCCCAACTAGCTAAGCTGCGTCGCCATATCCATGACCCGCTAGGATCCCTGGTACAATGCACTATTTTTACCTTACGTCTGGACTTAGATGTTAAGGCCCGTCCGGCGGGGGAGCTTTCTGCCCGCTGTCTGGAAACTTTCGTAAGAGTTGCCCGTGAGTACCAGTCCACCGGAGTGAGCGAAAACCTAATCAGTTTCTTAGACTGGCTGAAACTTGCCGATAAAGAGGGGGGCGGCCTGGATATGCCCCTGGAGGAACCAGATCCGGATGCTATTCAACTGATGACTATTCACGCAGCAAAGGGCTTGGAATGGACTTGGGTGGCAGTACCGGGCCTAGATGAACTTCGCAGTGGGGGAGGCACTCTCCCTGACCATGCGATCTCTGCTAGCAAAGGCATATGCTCGGATACTGCCTGGATCAGTGATATCGGGATGCTTCCCTATGATTTGCGCAGTGATCGAGAAGTGCTTCCCACTATTGAACGCGGGCTGGAAGCAACGGGATATGACTTCGAAGCCAATACTTTTGCCGATAACGCGAAAGTTATTGGGAATTACCAGGCAGCCCTGGGGTTCCATTCGCAACTTGCTGACCGACGTCTAGCCTACGTGGCCTTTACCCGTGCCGAGTCCGAACTTTTAGTTGGAGGCAGCGAGCACTCGGGGACAAGTAAGAGTACCCGGGTACCCTCCCAGTTCCTGGCGGAGATAGATTCCACTGGGGAAATGCGTAAACTGCGTAACCAGGAGCCGGTAAAAAATGACGGATGGGAGCCTAAGGTTCGTGACCTGCCTTGGCCGGGTAACCCTTCTAACGAGCTAGCGCGACTTTCTGCGGCGGCAGGTGAACTTAGTGAACTGATTGATAATATCCATTCCAAGCCTTTCTTACAGCGGTTGTTAGCCACTTCCGACGAAAAAGGGACACTGCAAATGGCGGGCTTCCATTCCTCTTGGTTACAGCAGGCGGTGCAGCTGATTCGCGACCAGAAGGCTGAACAACTATCTCCCAATGAGGTGGAGATACCGATTTCAATCGCTGTCACCAAGGCGCGTTTACTACAGGAAGACCCCGAAGGTTTCGCTTCAGATCAGCGGAGGCCTATTCCGCAGTTTCCCAATGAGGGAAGCAATTTGGGAACTCTATTCCACGAATGGGTTGATCAGGAGCTTCGAGGTAGAGAGTATCCGCTGCCTAGGGAAATAGAAAAAGATACGCTCGGAAAACTGCAAGATTTACAGAAGAAATGGAAAACTGGGAAGTTACATCCAGATAAGGGCTGGGAGTATGTAGATTCCGAAGTGGAATTTGCCGCTCCGATGGATGATAACAAGCTGGTGGCGCGAATCGACGCGATTATGCGCAACCCCAAGACCGGCAAGCTCACCATTATTGACTGGAAAACTGATTCTTTGAAACTGGATAGCTCAGGCAGAGTGAGTGGCAACAGTAACGAAGTAGTTGCAAAGTATCTACAGCAAATCAATACCTATCGTCTGGTCTATGCGTTTTCTAAAGGGATACGACTGGAAGATATCGACGCCGCACTATATTTTGTGCGCTACGATTTGCTGTGTCCTCTAGATGAGTGTCGCGAGCAGGTGCACCTTCCGCAAAAACTAGAGGAACTCTTTCCCTACCTAGTTTAATTTCGGAGTTTCCCGGGCATTTATATAGGGAAAGCCGCGCTGGTTTTCCCGCGTGAATAACGCAACCCTTAATTACTGGGGTCTACTTGCGCGTCCTCACAATCGGTCGAGGGAGTATCGCCGTCGGTTGTTGGACCATCTTCGGGGGCTAGTTCCGCGGTGCTTTCACCAGGTTCAGGGGAGTTATCCGTGCTTGATTCAGCCAGCTTATCCGCATTCTTGGAGGCAAAATCCTCGCGGAGGGCGGGCAGCAGCCCAGTGCTATCCAAAGTGTCAGCCAATTGCGCAATCAACTCGCGGGCATCGGCAATGATTTCTTCGTTGTTTTCTCGTACCCCATGTAGCAGCCACTCCAGCAGCACCAGTT contains:
- a CDS encoding ATP-dependent DNA helicase encodes the protein MSNGQKIKYSPARIADAIGQYSPNADQEKVITAPIDQPMMAIAGAGAGKTATMAFRVVYLVANGLVAPDRVLGLTFSVKADRELASRLSNYLQALADNPDFPEVAEYLTDSETGGLILPETATYNAFANQIVHQYGSRLGVSPNCVLLDEARRWQTMYEIVSNWPDELSTDNALSKVVERALGIGSQLRDQLVDVEWLRAKLSQMQELYGADRTGEDDNSNATIRDFVKSMKLRGELLNICAEYEKYKKQNGYIEYADQIYYAAELVEKFSDIRAQLSERYDVILLDEFQDTSVAQLKLFSRIFTGKGAMAVGDPNQAIYGWRGASELSMRDFLTEFGVSPGDAEGHVQDMPVTYRNRENILKVANQIVQPIRNLAEGHSAAEVEAQVREQLESPKVDYGSGPAPSPSAFAAPAASVKAKELVTCDQKGDDPGKVHFYFVEDSEQEAKRIADFFAERWEQREQIIARNEQLAPEDQEKLPTGAILVRKHSQKPLIIQELRKRGLPVEITGVAGLIYDPAVADVIAALQVSADAGRGDSLMRLITGCGISPADIDLLWRWARHLANPEDNPDINPQAYLMDALDNLPEPGWKPQGTASGFSAEAYRRLNILRSQLAKLRRHIHDPLGSLVQCTIFTLRLDLDVKARPAGELSARCLETFVRVAREYQSTGVSENLISFLDWLKLADKEGGGLDMPLEEPDPDAIQLMTIHAAKGLEWTWVAVPGLDELRSGGGTLPDHAISASKGICSDTAWISDIGMLPYDLRSDREVLPTIERGLEATGYDFEANTFADNAKVIGNYQAALGFHSQLADRRLAYVAFTRAESELLVGGSEHSGTSKSTRVPSQFLAEIDSTGEMRKLRNQEPVKNDGWEPKVRDLPWPGNPSNELARLSAAAGELSELIDNIHSKPFLQRLLATSDEKGTLQMAGFHSSWLQQAVQLIRDQKAEQLSPNEVEIPISIAVTKARLLQEDPEGFASDQRRPIPQFPNEGSNLGTLFHEWVDQELRGREYPLPREIEKDTLGKLQDLQKKWKTGKLHPDKGWEYVDSEVEFAAPMDDNKLVARIDAIMRNPKTGKLTIIDWKTDSLKLDSSGRVSGNSNEVVAKYLQQINTYRLVYAFSKGIRLEDIDAALYFVRYDLLCPLDECREQVHLPQKLEELFPYLV